The Diabrotica virgifera virgifera chromosome 10, PGI_DIABVI_V3a genome has a window encoding:
- the LOC126893390 gene encoding uncharacterized protein LOC126893390: MPKIIDGEKYQKKYTEEELQTALDEINNGFSLREVSRRYKIPRATLQFRKSKKFTKPNLGPNPVLLPEEEKILVNWIFENHRKGFPRRKEDVQESVKQFLDSNPRDNPFINNRPGETWYKAFLRRNPEISLRTTEAVTAASANVSESDIRKWFFEVESFFIEKGLTEVLQYPDRILNADETCFNLCPKNSKVLAPRGASNVYEVEHASSKSNITVMFTFTASGGITPPMVVYPYKRLPANIAKSVPGEWGIGLSDTGWMKAELMCDYIENILYPHLKKVNTSFPVILFLDGHRTHMTYNLSILCKKLNIVLICLYPNSTRLLQPADVSAFKPIKSGWKKAVIQWRRDHHSETLSKEHFANVLKIAVEQTGKSETIKSGFKACGLYPWNPNALDYSKCLGGQKILTVESETKSENLSNTFLSYKDFSRIVGNRIIQEFNNDYKDVTENEQPLLFKLWKSFKHIPQAIEVIPVEQQTLNMPTDSTVHTEEPEPSDFNINEIPVLIVSHDQILDGLLDENIQIINVQDMPPEHTGTEQIELSRPNNNENTNEQRPPNLNETLQFAKTPKRKGNRNTEKITYAITSTQWIKRKAEEEESKKKIAAEKEERKRQRLEKKAVTVSKISKKVKSLKTAKKEKTQSKKTEKSINREIKDDDKPKMLNKLTEQPILPEKDSFNTCEDNWLLDKFLSDIPSSSSFQDNKKCDLKNIAIEKVKKSLFTDEVMETYKNNSLFKNPKLTEGLCFSCTYNFKEQNLGIKCNFCRRAYHISCINRLNMHKSNSQTFSCNICLKNQHKIN; encoded by the coding sequence ATGCCTAAAATTATTGACGGAGAGAAATATCAAAAAAAGTATACAGAAGAAGAGCTTCAAACTGCCCTAGATGAAATAAACAACGGGTTTTCATTACGAGAAGTTTCAAGGCGCTATAAAATTCCAAGGGCAACCCTACAATttcgaaaaagtaaaaaatttacgAAACCAAATTTAGGACCTAATCCAGTTCTTctaccagaagaagaaaaaattttggtgAACTGGATTTTCGAAAATCATAGGAAAGGGTTTCCACGTCGAAAGGAAGATGTGCAGGAATCAGTTAAGCAGTTTCTTGATAGTAATCCCAGAGATAATCCTTTTATTAACAATCGTCCTGGCGAAACTTGGTACAAAGCTTTCCTACGAAGAAATCCCGAGATTTCTTTGCGTACAACAGAAGCTGTAACCGCGGCTAGCGCAAATGTTTCGGAAAGTGACATACGAAAATGGTTTTTTGAAGTTGAAAGTTTTTTCATAGAAAAAGGACTTACGGAAGTGTTACAGTACCCCGATCGTATTCTGAATGCAGATGAGACATGTTTTAATCTGTGCCCGAAAAACAGTAAAGTTCTAGCGCCTAGGGGGGCATCAAATGTTTATGAAGTAGAACATGCATCGTCTAAATCTAACATCACTGTGATGTTTACTTTTACAGCATCTGGAGGAATAACACCACCGATGGTCGTGTATCCATATAAACGGCTTCCTGCGAATATCGCCAAGTCTGTTCCTGGTGAATGGGGCATTGGCCTTTCTGATACGGGCTGGATGAAAGCAGAATTAATGTGTGATTATATTGAAAACATACTTTATCCGCATTTAAAAAAGGTGAATACGTCTTTTCCGGTCATTTTGTTTTTAGACGGTCATCGAACACACATGACGTACAACCTTAGTATCTTatgtaaaaaactaaatattGTTTTAATATGTCTATATCCTAACTCTACGAGACTTCTTCAACCGGCAGATGTGTCAGCTTTCAAGCCTATCAAAAGTGGATGGAAAAAGGCTGTTATACAATGGAGACGAGATCATCATTCAGAGACATTATCAAAAGAGCATTTTGCAAATGTTCTGAAAATTGCCGTGGAACAAACTGGAAAGTCAGAAACAATAAAAAGTGGATTCAAGGCTTGCGGACTATACCCTTGGAATCCAAACGCTTTAGATTATTCCAAGTGTCTTGGAGGacaaaaaatattgacagttgaaTCCGAAACAAAGTCAGAAAATCTAAGTAACACATTTTTAAGTTACAAAGATTTCTCTCGCATAGTAGGAAATCGCATTATTCAAGAATTTAACAATGATTATAAGGATGTCACAGAAAATGAACAACCACTGTTGTTTAAGTTATGGAAAAGTTTTAAACACATTCCTCAGGCCATAGAAGTGATTCCGGTGGAACAGCAAACTTTAAATATGCCTACCGATAGCACTGTCCATACAGAAGAGCCTGAACCTTCCGATTTCAACATTAATGAGATTCCTGTATTAATTGTAAGTCACGATCAAATATTAGATGGGCTGCTGGATGAAAATATTCAAATTATTAATGTCCAAGATATGCCCCCTGAACATACAGGCACGGAGCAAATTGAACTATCAAGGCCTAATAATAATGAAAACACAAACGAACAAAGACCTCCAAATCTGAATGAGACTTTGCAGTTTGCAAAGACACCTAAACGAAAAGGAAACAGAAACACCGAAAAAATAACATATGCAATTACATCTACCCAGTGGATTAAAAGAAAAGCTGAGGAGGAGGAATCTAAAAAAAAGATTGCTGCAGAAAAGGAGGAGAGAAAAAGACAACGTTTGGAAAAGAAGGCTGTTACAGTAAGCAAAATTTCCAAGAAggttaaaagtttaaaaactgcCAAGAAAGAAAAAACACAAAGTAAAAAAACAGAGAAAAGTATAAACCGAGAAATAAAAGATGATGATAAGCCTAAAATGTTGAACAAACTTACCGAGCAACCTATCTTACCAGAGAAGGATTCTTTTAATACATGTGAAGACAATTGGCTTCTTGATAAATTTTTGTCAGATATACCATCTTCCTCGTCTTTTCAAGATAACAAAAAATGTGATTTGAAAAATATTGCAATAGAGAAGGtaaaaaagagtttatttacCGATGAGGTAATggaaacctacaagaataattCGTTATTTAAAAATCCTAAGCTGACTGAGGGTCTTTGCTTCTCGTGTACTTATAATTTTAAAGAGCAAAATCTTGGAATTAAATGTAACTTTTGCCGAAGGGCCTACCACATTTCTTGCATAAATAGACTTAATATGCATAAATCAAATTCACAAACATTTAGCTGCAATATATGTCTAAAAAACcaacataaaattaattaa